One region of Bradyrhizobium betae genomic DNA includes:
- the lepB gene encoding signal peptidase I, producing the protein MATLEQTTRPRARAQEWKAIVVLILLIPVLWSPPFLFRFFLYQPFSIPSGSMMPTLMTGNYVFASKRAYGYGPYSFPFASSLISSRVFAAEPEYGDIVVFRTPKDTSVDYVKRVVGLPGDRIQMRQGQLFLNEKPVTRVALKETDGEAACGTDDAKVRNWRETLPNGASYATYDCVDSGYYDNTGVYTVPSGHLFVLGDNRDNSTDSRVMTAIGFVPMDNLVGRVTRIIWSLDDDGEPRFERMGKVR; encoded by the coding sequence ATGGCCACTCTTGAACAAACGACCAGGCCGCGGGCCAGGGCGCAGGAATGGAAGGCGATCGTCGTCCTGATCCTCCTGATTCCGGTGCTGTGGTCGCCGCCGTTCCTGTTTCGCTTCTTCCTGTATCAGCCGTTCAGCATTCCCTCCGGCTCGATGATGCCGACGCTGATGACCGGCAACTACGTGTTCGCTTCGAAGCGTGCCTATGGCTACGGGCCCTATTCGTTTCCCTTTGCATCATCCCTGATCTCGAGCCGTGTCTTTGCCGCGGAGCCCGAATATGGCGACATCGTCGTGTTTCGCACGCCAAAGGATACATCGGTCGACTACGTCAAGCGTGTGGTCGGGCTGCCCGGCGACCGCATCCAGATGCGGCAGGGCCAACTCTTTCTCAATGAGAAGCCGGTAACTCGCGTCGCTCTGAAGGAGACGGACGGTGAGGCCGCCTGTGGCACCGACGACGCGAAAGTCAGGAACTGGCGCGAGACGCTGCCGAACGGCGCGTCCTACGCTACCTACGACTGCGTCGACAGCGGCTACTACGACAACACTGGCGTCTACACCGTGCCGTCGGGCCATCTCTTCGTGCTCGGCGACAACCGCGACAACTCCACCGACAGCCGCGTGATGACCGCCATAGGCTTCGTGCCGATGGACAATCTGGTCGGCCGCGTGACGCGGATCATCTGGTCCCTCGACGACGACGGCGAGCCGCGCTTCGAGCGGATGGGCAAGGTGCGGTGA